TTCTAATTGCATTTGTCATGATGGccagtcaagattttttttttccatttagtttctttaccacacacacacacacacacacacgcgcacacacacacacacacacacacacacacacacacacacacacacacacacacacacacacacacacacacacacacacacacaaagaatagCACAAAATGGCTTATCATGATTATTTATAACATCAACTGCACAAGTATTACTGAATGACATACATaacataaaatcaaaatgtgccaactagtaAAATAGGCAGATTCATCATGTTTTGATAAGGTGTACATTTTGAGATAAAATTCTTGAGCAATGAATCCTTCGGCCATAATTTTATTAAAAACGTGCATCGCAATAAATTTGAAAATAGTAGTTTTAAGTTTATTTCAGTAGTTCAATTCAAAGAGTGAAACCTGTGTATTACACAGATTATTATCATTTGATGCATTGGAAAATACCTTTAAGAAGGCCAATGCCTACCTAATTTCAAATGTTGCAAAGGGTTTTGATAGTTTCTTATACAATGGTTCGTTCAAATCTTTCCAGATGGTGACTTGTGGGTTTTGCTCatcaaaataatgaaacatCATGAAATGTTCTTAATCTCTATAACAGGAGAGTTTCCCTTTTGAATTTAACTACTGAAATAAGTAGTGTTGCACATTTATTGAGTTGCACCTCTGTacggtggtgccttgacttacaCGGTTAATTCACTCTTGACCATCTTTGTAACTCAAAAATCTTGTATCACAAATCATATTTCCCCCCCAATTGCTTCAcaatttgtgtttaaatatctGTCACTTAACGATCAATAACAAGACtatcataaaaacatttttaagcaCCTCTAAAGCGTTTTCatgtgtgtgttagcattaggctagcaggCTAAGACAaagctgtgttgttgttttaaacagGTTtcgttctttgttttgtttattttgacagtAAACTCCAACTAACTGTGTGTGATAATAAACAGCTTGACGCCACCTTTTGGGGGAAGAATTGTTCACAATCTGCCAAAAGTCTCCCGaaaatctaaacaaaaaatggGCTGAAGTAAGTCAAAGGACCACTGTATTTAACTACTTGTACTTAACTGTTCTGTTCAGGGTTgcctgttaaaaaacaaaacaccaaagggtttgtttttttccatgatgtATCGAAATCGTGGTTCTACTCTCTATAAGAAGTGTTTGTGTTAATCCGCTTGTAAAAATAATTGCTGCCAACCAattagaacaacaacaaagttaATAATTGACATTATTAGCAAGAGTGCAAGGTTTTGTATATTTTGTGTGCtgcatgtgctttttttcttttctttttcctccattcTTTCTGTGGTCATGTGGAGCAGATGTTTGTATGCTTTTTGTATAATATTGCGCTTTTCTATGTATTTTTCctaaaagtaacaaaatatgAAGATAGTGAATGAGGTACAAATTCTGTTCATGAGTTAATTTTCATCCAGTGCCGAATGTATTTTGATAAAGAAAGAGGTGGAAAGTGTTGTTTGTACAACTCGGAATGTACATGTGATAAACCCAAAGGAGTACAGAAATGACAAGAGAAAAACAATATATAGATGAGGGGTAGGTAATCTGTGGCTCGTGGGCCATATACATGTCGTGAAATTATAACAAGCCCTACAACATTTAACCTGCAAATATTAATAATCCATACAAATGAGCATTTGTTCACAACGTTTCCATGTTTCATCAAATATTTCATTATGAATTTGATCTGGCTCTGGGAGGACCATTAATACTGACATGGTTCCCGATAGGAAAAAGGTTACCCACCCAGGATGGATGACATGTGGAGACATCTCAGTTTAGCAGTCATGTTAAAGCGCTGTTTACATTACGTTCCCAGCGGCCACAAGAGCCCCAATGCATAAAATGTGGTATACCATGGgacaatattaaaaaattaataatctcACATCCCTGAGAATGTGAGATAAATATGCTGTCTGGCTCACTACAGACCATCAAATGTATTACTTGTGTTACACTCTGTTATGTACGGTCAGTTTTGGTAGCGTGCAACATTTTCTATGGCCGACGACGTTTTTTATCTGCACCATGACAACTGTGGAACATGATCTGAGAGTTTAAATGTCTCGACGGGCAACCACGGAAAACACGGCCTGTAACGTTTATATATCTCCCGTCCCTCCCCACCCAACCCTGTGTTGTCTCATAATCATGAAGGCTTGTCCATGGGGGCCTGAAAAGGATCTGTCATGGCCACCAGAAACAACCCGCCCAATCCAACCAATCCCCCAGGGAATATGGGGATGCAATATGTTTAAAGAACAGTGTTTCAAGGGTACATATGGTATTTTGAAAGTCAACAAGCATTATGGATTGAATTGAACtctggaggttccactgtagagCAGCAGTGTTGTTGTCCTTTCATCTTGTCCTATGGTGATACACTCTATTACTGTACACAAATGATAAAGAGAACGGTCTTCGAAAGCACAATTGtctttcatgttgttgtttcactttgttttgaacGAACACACAAGTGATATTTTTTGCatcattaaaataatgaaataaaatctgcAAAGCCACATTGATTTTGACggtatgtgtgtgtacagttctttGTCGGATGATTGACAGTGGCCACTAACAATACGACGTTGGATGTTGATATCATCCGCTCACCCTGCATTCTTCTTTCAGGCTTTTAGTTTTTCCAGCTTCATGTGTGATGACTTGTGGTTGCACGTCGAACACTTTATGCAACCGCGCTagatagggggaaaaaaaaaaccaacatcagGAATGACATCCTCACTTGACAACGACTGAGCTGTGACATTTAAACAATTTCTTACATTCACTCAAGTTCACAAAAAACGTCAGCGGAAACTACGTCATGGATTTTATCGCATCAGGTAGACCAGCACAATCATACTGAGATCTCTTTACATAAAAACCATACAGAACTACCGTAtctttcggattatacgtcgctccggattataaatcgcaccagcaataaaatgcataataaagaacaaaaaaacatacataaatcgcactggagtataagtcgcattttcgggggaaatttatttgataaaatccaacaccaagaacatacatgccatcttgaaaggcaatttaaaataaaaattaaataaaaaaacaacacgctgaataagtgtacgacaTGCTAaccttacatgacgcataaacaacaaactgagaacgtgcctggtatgttcaagtcaagtcaagtcaagtcaagtcattaaGAATTATTCAGATACCTATAGCAttaagaacatgctaacaaattcactaaaccatcaatgtcactccaaatcactaaatccaatgaaatcttcatcctctgtgtctctTTAAAACTACTccaccaactccggaggtagacgatgcagcgcttcctcttctatgtcgcttacgtcagactcatcgtggttttatcaacacaggtctaGACCAGCCTCTTGTggttaaatgtgaaaataaaatgtaaaatgatatacagtaataatgttacccataatttcacccataaatcgATCCAGAGTATAAGTACActcccggccaaactatgaaaaaaacttatagtccggaaaatagggtatataaaaatatagaaaaaatatttaacttttttaaaaattggtttgAAATGCACGTccctaaataaaatcaaatgtaacgtaaaaaaaaaataccctcaTACTGAAAAACACATGACAACATAATGCACTTTCtcaataattatttatttaagtgACACAAATATAGCTGTAAATAAGAAAAACTACTGCGAGGACTACTCACAAAACTGTATAAATAGTGTTTGGCAGGTATTACAAAACTCAAATCAATATGCTAGTTTGCTACAATTATATCCTTTTAGAACCCCCCGACTTGATGCAATCATGCCGTGTTGTTACCTTCCACAAGAAGAAGCAGAGGACAGCCAACAGCAACAGGCCGGCGACAACTGTCAGGAAGATGATCCACCAGGCCACTTTTGTGAAATATTCATCTTCTCGCTCCAGGAACACTGTCACCTTCACCTGCACACAACGATGTCCATGAATGAGCCTCAAAGTGGTGGGCTGCTAATTAAAATTCTAATACTGTATTTGCTCCATTAAATTAAATTCAATGATTCCCAATAGTCCATTCTCTTAATTTGTTTGCGCTTTACTCAGCTGCACCGCTTATATGAACGTGTTGTGGAGAATAtactttgtccaatcagatgttAGCTTCACTGTGTCGCCATGTCTATCTAATAGACTCATTGCAGATCAGTAGTACTGAAAGATGTTCCTTAAACTCCATTAAAATTGCTTAAGCCAATGACATTACAACTTCACCTCAGAGGGCCGGCTCGTTAGCCTTCATTAAGGTCTGCATTTTTCTCTCCCTGATAGGTTGGTCAGAGCAAGCAAATTTCAACAAGCAAAACACATCGATGAAGTCAGGTCAGTCTCTACTGAAGGCCCGGCCGGGTCTCAAATGTACAACTTGCCTCTGAAGTGTAATAATAGGTTGTCATAAAATATCATTGTGAGGCCCCAAAAGTCGAACAAAAAGTAGTTAATCCGGGAAATAGCTTGACCTTGGTGAGAAGCCTTTTCTCTGGGAGTCCAATGTTCTCTGGGGAGTTCGTGAGGGTGAGAGCTGCATCAACAACAATGTCCAAGTAATTCAGAGAGCTGTAATCCTGCCCGGGAAACATCATGCATTGTTTTTAACGGTGCAATGAATTTCAAATATATGGTCAGAAAGCTTTTCACCGCTGTCAGAGTAGAATTCCAAAGGCGTGCGTGGAGAACGATCAGTGCAGTGCTGTCCAATCCCACGACAGGACAGCGTAGCTCCTCACACTTGAGTCCATCGGAGCAGgactgtggaggaaaaaaaggtaaTTTCTGAAGTTTTCATTGTCTGATCAATAATTCTTGTGGGAACCAGTCCAATGAGCAACTGAATTTTTGTATGGTTTATTAGAAAGGAAACAATAACCAAATATAGATTGATAAGTGAAGCAAAACCTAGGACAAAtaatcaaacacacaaatgataTCTAGGAAGAACGCTGCTAAATTAGCAACATTTACACACTGAACATAGCACTTCCTGTATTATGCTCAAGTAAGGTAAgtaaacatttttcaattaGGGTGCTTCAATTAGCTAGCGTCCACCTTGCGCGCATGCAGTCTCATGCACACAATGAATGGGCTGGCCCACTCTTAATTTATTCAGTAATGAAAACACCAATTGGTAATTCTCACCAGggttttgtatttccttttcGATGGAAGAAATAAGAATCCAGCAGCGGAGAGGGCATCATATTGGCCTTCGTGTTCAGCCTCGCGTCTTTCCCTTGAGGCTCCGTGCTGACCCTTAATGTCCAACGCATTAAAGTTATACATGAACCAAGTTGAATAATGCATAATTACTCGAACTGAATTACCCTCAGTTTCAGAGGATTTATTTGGTCAGTGGGTGTACAGGAGACGAAATGCACTCCTGCACTAGTGACCTGAGTCAAGTACAGCAGTCGTGTCCCATCAGTGTTCTCCTTTGGCCAGTGAATGTCCAGGGAGGCATTGGCAAACGATTTGAGAGACCTGCCCTGGTTTGTTATCTGTATGCAAGgacaataaaattcatttagtcctggtcacaagacataaaaacataagaaaataaattaaataaagggACACAGGAGAATCataccttaaattcaaattgaattGGGGTTCCGATGTCATCAAAAGATTTTACAACTTTTTTGCCCACTAAGCCTTTACTAAGTGACACTTGAGACGGTTTGGCGAGCCTGACAAGaattacataaaataaatagataaattatcacatttaaaaaatatatactcaaaaaatacagtatttgatgcgataatgtgtgtgtttaatgaaaCTGTGAGCTGATTGAAGCGTGACTCTGTACCTAATGTAGTTTCCAGTgagtacatatactgtacaggaTACAGTGGTacattgactttaaaaaaacctGGGAACTCAATTGTTAAAAAACATAAACCAAAGAGAATTCCACTTTGTGCATTGAACCAAATCACATGAACTTTGTCAAACAAAACTctgctagctcaatgctaacacataatgcaaAACGTCATAGATGAGCTAACAAAGCTAGCATCAATGATAATTATAAACCTTTAAACAACTTAATTTTCAACACGAGTGGTACCATCACATTCAGAGTATACAACAATAGACACTAGcatatgttctttatcctctgcaaaacaaGAACAGCCTCCTTCTCGGTACAATCATAAAATCCAGGGGAGCATGTCTACATGTATTCTAGAAAGACCAGCACAATGcccattgaattattattaagtTGTTACTACATGTTTTTATGAAATATAATACTGTTGAATTGCTACTTGCCTTATTAAAAAGCAATGTTACAAAAatcgtttgtctttttttggcgTACGAGAACAGactaatggcatttccatttaatTTAAAGAGAAGACATAGTGTACACTCGataaagaaatgcaaaaaattACCCATAAACCTGCAGCCCCAGTTCAAAAACTACTTTGGCTGTAGCCTCGACTGCTTCTAAGGTCTGCACACTTGTCCTACATCACGAGAATGTAAAATTATAACGTTAGTCACATTCGCATACAGCAAAGCCAGCGTAAGAAATACTTTACTTACGTCTGAAGTTGCAATGTGATGTTGACAGATTTTGTGCTTAGGGAGATGCCAGTTGTGGTCAGCATGACATAAAATTTAACCTGAAAAGAAAAGgaacaataaatacattaacAGACAGATTAAAGAAGTTGCAGTGGGCCATGTTTGGTAACAAAAGTGGGTGtacaagcattttttaaaaatagtgtcACATTGGTGTGTACAGCATTAGCAACAACCTACCCATTAGAAATATGTCAATAACAAAGGTTAATATATTAAAACTATAGAATTAGAAACACATAAAAGAAACAATTCAATTGAATACATTAAAATGAATCACACATAAGAGTGAAACAACGTACCAcaactttgagaatcactgcccTAACACTCACTTGAGCATCTCTTTGAAGAGGGTTTCCCAGCTCACAGTCGATCACCGTTCCTTTGTCGTTGACCGAGCATGTCACCTGTGTCTCGTGGTAAAACAAAACTCATGTTTGTACTGTATGGCACCCTCTACATTTTCGGattcagtcaatattttttgtttgtatggGAATTTAAGTAGTCTCCTGTGAGCCCTCCCccgatttttaaaatgaactgtaaacagtatttattagtcctatttttttttcatccgtgTCATTATGTGAGCATGACACGAATACCAAAGCAACCCTGTTACTTTTATTTACtcagaatgttttttccccccaattaaATAGCTCAGTTTGTTGTTAACCTATCTGTAGAGTAGCTAACACACCTAGCATACATGCTAAAGCCATAATGCTAAAATTACCGTAACACTGGCTTTCTACACTGTTACTTGCAACAACATAAAAATCTATACAAATAAAATTGACTTGTGACTTGCGGTTCACTCACCGACGTTGAGGTGTAAACAACAGAGGAGTAGCGAAGAAGATCTGGCAGGTTGACGACCACGTGACTCTGGTGTGCGTCCTCCCCGTCGTAGTTGCTAACGATGATCTCCAAGGCCACGTCCTCACCAGAAGGAGTGATGACTGCGACACCGTCCTCtctaaagaaaacacacacattgtttgaagtgaaagacaagacaagactcCTTTTACTTTTGTACTCCTACTTTTGTGAGACCATCATCTCCTCACCTGACCAGCGGTTGGAAAACATCCTGATGTTTTTGGGTTTTCCTTGCACAAAACATATACTGAAGCTCCAGGTTACTGTGGCAAACGTTGTCACTGCCGCAGCCTTCGTTGATAAAGGTTATCTAGGACAATCAAACAGCAAATAGTCCTCAAGCATAATGAAACTTGGCTTGAGTTTCCCACATAGATGTTTGTACCTCTGACACGGGGCTTTTTTCCTGGTAGAGGTTAAGCACAGGAGTAACGTCAGGCAGTTCAACGTTTGTCCTCGCCTTTGGACTTAAGCTCGGCAAAGACAGAGTGACGGAGACTGGGATGCTGTGCAACCTGTCTCTAGTGTCCAGCTGCAACCAAAGAGTTTTGCTTCACGATAACCAGGATTTGACACACAGCAAGAAGAGTAAGACCGCACAGTACACGAAAGGGACTATGGGGAAGCAATTATCGACCATGAGCATGGAGACAAGATGAGCTGTTAAAAATGAACAGTATTGTAACAAGGTTGCcagactaccccccccccccccccccacacacacacacactcactcaagaCCTTAGTGGAACATTACCAAAAGTCGGAGCTTGGTGTTCACACAGATTTTGCTCCCTTGGCCAGGCAGCTCCAATGTCCCCTGAGATGAACCCAGAAAGTCCACTCGAGGGTGAAGCCTGGATTTCCTCCTCGCTGCATCAGCCTCGATCGAGAATCTTATTGCTACCGAGGAACAATGGAACCTTTACGCAAATgtattctttctctctctctctctctctctctctctgcctatatttttcttttgcggCAATAACATTTCAACTTGGATTATTTGTGCAGTGTCACTTGTTACCATCTCAAAACACAATAAATCATGCAAATATTGAGGCACATATATAACATCAATCCATGTTTACAGAATTTAAAGCATTAATTTAGAGTTTAGATGAGTTCTTTTTgtcctgatttttttccccttttgaacTCAAGTCAGGAAAAAGAACAGTGCCATATCAAAAATCGTCCAAAAGAAAACTCACTCAGTTTGGGGTTGAATGACGCTGGATGTGCCGAGTAGGTAAAACATGCCTGCACTGCAAAATAACTGATGGAAAACATGACGTCAAATcaacaaggttaaaaaaacgTAGAAGTGAAATTAGGttcccgcattttttttttaccatgtacGCTGATTGCACTGCTGCTTTGCTACGTCAATTTCATTTGGTGTTATTGTGAGAGTGCTGCTGACACTGACCACAGGCCGAGCTCTGAAACAGATacacacaaatgtttcaaaTCAGGTCATAAAATATGTGGTGCCTTGACTTTAGAGCTTTTTTCGCCACATGTCTCGGAACTGAATTAATTTGTTTCTCATATGTGAGCGAGATGATGGGCAGATGTTGTGACTATCTGTCACCATCTAGCGGCAACGTCACAAAGTCTTGACAGCTCATAACTTGGAAAACTCCTAAATTGATGTGTTGGTCGTCAACTTGCACTGTATTCcaactaccggtagttttaGAACAATTGTCAATTTCAAAGTGACTTAATGCTGCTGAATGCAATTATTGTGACTGCAATTTTGGGGCAAAACAAAGTGCGACTTTATTTATTGATATAGTGTCTAGAAAAGTTAAGCTAAAGAGATGTTTGTGATTGTTGGAAACGTAAATGATTTACCGATTCAAGTTTCCGCCAAGCTTGTTTGGTAGCATTTTGCAAAGTTGTCTTTGTGATTGCCTAACAGACTGCAAGTCAAAGTTTTTAGTCAGTTAACAAATCGAATTGAATTAAATGGATATATTGTctttcatattaattcatggTTTGTTTGCCTTATTTTAATGTAATCCGAACATATAAAATCAAACTATTTATTGGAGTAtatttgatattgtttattgtaagtcaggtttatttattgcttgtgtttgttaaaaaatacatgggaTGACCTTGAAAAGATAATCGCAATTGCAATACATATAATCgcaataaaggaaaaaaaaatcaacatcgcTCAGCGTGAATTACATCAAAGATTTCGAACCAAACGGTGTCACCTGTAGACGAAGACCATATCTGATAGTGATCCAACAGCCAAATCAGGGTATTGGTTGTCATCAATATCCAAGTTACCCGTCAGAGAATATCCAAACAGCGTGATATTTCTCGAACCTGGCGAGAGCACCTGTCAGTAAAcatgaaaatgttgtcgatCATTCATAAAACAGTGATCCCTAAATCAAAATTCAGCAGTTATACTCCCAAATGTGACTTGAAACTGCACCTGCGCTGGCTTTCTGTTGATGCCACTTGATGAGCCACAGTAGATGTAAACTCGACCGGAACCGTCATATGGCGCTCCCACAGCAATGtctgtcattatgaaatttgcGTGTAAAATATATGAAGAACTAGATAATAACAAACTTTTGTCACTATCAAAtctattaacacacacacacacacacacacacacacacacacacacgcgcgcagagacacacacagacacacacacacacagacacacacacacacacaccaataatTGGGTTTGATTAGATCTTTTTCTCTCCCTTGTTATTAAATGTAAGCAAAAGCCTGCCTGTTGGGCATTTTGTAAAAATGATCCTGAGCAATAATCTTGTGGTTTGGGTTGTGTTAAAAATTATGAGTACATTTCCTCTCAAATTGTAAACATTAATCCTCGTCAGTATTAACAA
This window of the Hippocampus zosterae strain Florida chromosome 1, ASM2543408v3, whole genome shotgun sequence genome carries:
- the LOC127615328 gene encoding integrin alpha-6-like isoform X3 gives rise to the protein MGVRVTSQGPGQNVMTCAHRYQQWSPSPGLYTPRLVTGQCYILGDGLQVGTEERTWRRVVCDAEHLNRRQKDQDWFAYCQQGHGASFAKDNRSVVFGAPGAYQWKGIVRTELLDNLDIFGELPRETGNIDQFNSKLIPLQRNSYLGFSTDSGMTLLQGGELTIVSGAPRGGYSGQVAFLKADPLAERSLSVELVLSGPGLASSFGYDLAVVDLNNDGWEDLAVGAPEFFLKDGAIGGAVYIYINNQGKKWQEVNPIQILGRKDSMFGLAVENAGDVNQDGYGDIAVGAPYDGSGRVYIYCGSSSGINRKPAQVLSPGSRNITLFGYSLTGNLDIDDNQYPDLAVGSLSDMVFVYRARPVVSVSSTLTITPNEIDVAKQQCNQRTCYFAVQACFTYSAHPASFNPKLTIRFSIEADAARRKSRLHPRVDFLGSSQGTLELPGQGSKICVNTKLRLLLDTRDRLHSIPVSVTLSLPSLSPKARTNVELPDVTPVLNLYQEKSPVSEITFINEGCGSDNVCHSNLELQYMFCARKTQKHQDVFQPLVREDGVAVITPSGEDVALEIIVSNYDGEDAHQSHVVVNLPDLLRYSSVVYTSTSTQVTCSVNDKGTVIDCELGNPLQRDAQVKFYVMLTTTGISLSTKSVNITLQLQTTSVQTLEAVEATAKVVFELGLQVYGLAKPSQVSLSKGLVGKKVVKSFDDIGTPIQFEFKITNQGRSLKSFANASLDIHWPKENTDGTRLLYLTQVTSAGVHFVSCTPTDQINPLKLRGQHGASRERREAEHEGQYDALSAAGFLFLPSKRKYKTLSCSDGLKCEELRCPVVGLDSTALIVLHARLWNSTLTADYSSLNYLDIVVDAALTLTNSPENIGLPEKRLLTKVKVTVFLEREDEYFTKVAWWIIFLTVVAGLLLLAVLCFFLWKRGCIKCSTCNHKSSHMKLEKLKA
- the LOC127615328 gene encoding integrin alpha-6-like isoform X2, yielding METFWYIVCLWSVNVAAFNLDIQRVMERTGPQGSLFGFSVAFHQQLSPAKRNLLLVGSPKSKHPYLGNVTGVVYQCDLRVSSEHCQPIDFNHEEFHESNGISGQWMGVRVTSQGPGQNVMTCAHRYQQWSPSPGLYTPRLVTGQCYILGDGLQVGTEERTWRRVVCDAEHLNRRQKDQDWFAYCQQGHGASFAKDNRSVVFGAPGAYQWKGIVRTELLDNLDIFGELPRETGNIDQFNSKLIPLQRNSYLGFSTDSGMTLLQGGELTIVSGAPRGGYSGQVAFLKADPLAERSLSVELVLSGPGLASSFGYDLAVVDLNNDGWEDLAVGAPEFFLKDGAIGGAVYIYINNQGKKWQEVNPIQILGRKDSMFGLAVENAGDVNQDGYGDIAVGAPYDGSGRVYIYCGSSSGINRKPAQVLSPGSRNITLFGYSLTGNLDIDDNQYPDLAVGSLSDMVFVYRARPVVSVSSTLTITPNEIDVAKQQCNQRTCYFAVQACFTYSAHPASFNPKLTIRFSIEADAARRKSRLHPRVDFLGSSQGTLELPGQGSKICVNTKLRLLLDTRDRLHSIPVSVTLSLPSLSPKARTNVELPDVTPVLNLYQEKSPVSEITFINEGCGSDNVCHSNLELQYMFCARKTQKHQDVFQPLVREDGVAVITPSGEDVALEIIVSNYDGEDAHQSHVVVNLPDLLRYSSVVYTSTSVTCSVNDKGTVIDCELGNPLQRDAQVKFYVMLTTTGISLSTKSVNITLQLQTTSVQTLEAVEATAKVVFELGLQVYGLAKPSQVSLSKGLVGKKVVKSFDDIGTPIQFEFKITNQGRSLKSFANASLDIHWPKENTDGTRLLYLTQVTSAGVHFVSCTPTDQINPLKLRGQHGASRERREAEHEGQYDALSAAGFLFLPSKRKYKTLSCSDGLKCEELRCPVVGLDSTALIVLHARLWNSTLTADYSSLNYLDIVVDAALTLTNSPENIGLPEKRLLTKVKVTVFLEREDEYFTKVAWWIIFLTVVAGLLLLAVLCFFLWKRGCIKCSTCNHKSSHMKLEKLKA
- the LOC127615328 gene encoding integrin alpha-6-like isoform X1; the protein is METFWYIVCLWSVNVAAFNLDIQRVMERTGPQGSLFGFSVAFHQQLSPAKRNLLLVGSPKSKHPYLGNVTGVVYQCDLRVSSEHCQPIDFNHEEFHESNGISGQWMGVRVTSQGPGQNVMTCAHRYQQWSPSPGLYTPRLVTGQCYILGDGLQVGTEERTWRRVVCDAEHLNRRQKDQDWFAYCQQGHGASFAKDNRSVVFGAPGAYQWKGIVRTELLDNLDIFGELPRETGNIDQFNSKLIPLQRNSYLGFSTDSGMTLLQGGELTIVSGAPRGGYSGQVAFLKADPLAERSLSVELVLSGPGLASSFGYDLAVVDLNNDGWEDLAVGAPEFFLKDGAIGGAVYIYINNQGKKWQEVNPIQILGRKDSMFGLAVENAGDVNQDGYGDIAVGAPYDGSGRVYIYCGSSSGINRKPAQVLSPGSRNITLFGYSLTGNLDIDDNQYPDLAVGSLSDMVFVYRARPVVSVSSTLTITPNEIDVAKQQCNQRTCYFAVQACFTYSAHPASFNPKLTIRFSIEADAARRKSRLHPRVDFLGSSQGTLELPGQGSKICVNTKLRLLLDTRDRLHSIPVSVTLSLPSLSPKARTNVELPDVTPVLNLYQEKSPVSEITFINEGCGSDNVCHSNLELQYMFCARKTQKHQDVFQPLVREDGVAVITPSGEDVALEIIVSNYDGEDAHQSHVVVNLPDLLRYSSVVYTSTSTQVTCSVNDKGTVIDCELGNPLQRDAQVKFYVMLTTTGISLSTKSVNITLQLQTTSVQTLEAVEATAKVVFELGLQVYGLAKPSQVSLSKGLVGKKVVKSFDDIGTPIQFEFKITNQGRSLKSFANASLDIHWPKENTDGTRLLYLTQVTSAGVHFVSCTPTDQINPLKLRGQHGASRERREAEHEGQYDALSAAGFLFLPSKRKYKTLSCSDGLKCEELRCPVVGLDSTALIVLHARLWNSTLTADYSSLNYLDIVVDAALTLTNSPENIGLPEKRLLTKVKVTVFLEREDEYFTKVAWWIIFLTVVAGLLLLAVLCFFLWKRGCIKCSTCNHKSSHMKLEKLKA